From Miscanthus floridulus cultivar M001 chromosome 15, ASM1932011v1, whole genome shotgun sequence, the proteins below share one genomic window:
- the LOC136508541 gene encoding zinc-finger homeodomain protein 3-like isoform X1 yields the protein MPDSCLLIHHCLEPPSCRLGIHFTFLLKFPLLVCFVCFNCLFVCVRARHCRFVAAPDRSCGCGGGSEQQSMDLSGTQGELPMAMHAGGGGGGSPYLGVHHGHHEHPQQQHNHGANGRHMSPPDVVAEEAKNRQLAVVPVGAGGGVGGAGVRYRECLKNHAAAIGGSATDGCGEFMPAGEEGSLDALRCSACGCHRNFHRKEPPGGGGDARQLHGHHHHHHPLSPLSPLAAAHHHHHHRGLLVAALPPAPTRMVMPLSAMHHQQPQHHSSASAESDDAHAPGPAHAQQPPARKRFRTKFTAEQKARMLGFAEEAGWRLQKLDDAAVQRFCQEVGVKRRVLKVWMHNNKHTLARCGHDGLPGDPQQQGPHGGQLGMPLPEPGRTGRSPSRSPPPQLRLE from the coding sequence ATGCCAGATTCTTGTTTGCTCATACATCATTGCTTGGAACCTCCAAGCTGTCGTCTTGGCATTCACTTCACCTTCCTGCTGAAATTCCCGCTGCTAGTCTGCTTTGTTTGTTTCAATTGTTTGTTTGTGTGCGTGCGCGCGCGCCATTGCAGATTTGTTGCAGCGCCGGACAGGAGCTGCGGCTGCGGAGGAGGAAGTGAGCAACAAAGCATGGATCTTTCCGGGACGCAGGGCGAGCTGCCGATGGCAAtgcacgccggcggcggcggcggaggctcgCCGTACCTGGGCGTTCACCACGGGCACCACGAGCATCCGCAGCAGCAGCATAACCATGGCGCGAACGGCCGGCACATGTCGCCGCCGGACGTGGTGGCGGAGGAGGCCAAGAACCGGCAGCTGGCGGTGGTGCCCGTGGGCGCCGGAGGCGGAGTCGGCGGGGCAGGGGTGAGGTACCGCGAGTGCCTGAAGAACCACGCGGCGGCCATCGGCGGGAGCGCGACGGACGGGTGCGGCGAGTTCATGCCGGCTGGCGAGGAGGGGTCGCTGGACGCGCTCCGGTGCTCGGCGTGCGGGTGCCACCGTAACTTCCACCGTAAGGAgccgccgggcggcggcggcgacgcgcggcagCTGCAcgggcaccaccatcaccaccacccacTGAGCCCGCTGAGCCCGCTGGCCGcggcgcaccaccaccaccaccaccgggggCTGCTGGTGGCGGCGCTGCCCCCGGCGCCGACGCGCATGGTGATGCCGCTGAGCGCCATGCACCATCAGCAGCCGCAGCACCACAGCTCGGCGTCGGCGGAGTCCGACGACGCGCACGCGCCGGGGCCGGCGCATGCGCAGCAGCCGCCTGCCCGGAAGCGGTTCCGGACCAAGTTCACGGCGGAGCAGAAGGCCCGCATGCTGGGTTTCGCGGAGGAGGCCGGGTGGCGGCTGCAGAAGCTGGACGACGCGGCGGTGCAGCGCTTCTGCCAGGAGGTGGGCGTGAAGCGGCGCGTGCTCAAGGTGTGGatgcacaacaacaagcacacccTGGCGCGGTGCGGCCACGACGGGCTCCCCGGCGACCCGCAGCAGCAGGGGCCGCACGGCGGCCAGCTCGGCATGCCGCTCCCGGAGCCCGGCAGGACCGGACGGAGCCCCAGCCGGAGCCCGCCGCCGCAGCTGCGGCTGGAGTGA
- the LOC136508541 gene encoding zinc-finger homeodomain protein 3-like isoform X2: MDLSGTQGELPMAMHAGGGGGGSPYLGVHHGHHEHPQQQHNHGANGRHMSPPDVVAEEAKNRQLAVVPVGAGGGVGGAGVRYRECLKNHAAAIGGSATDGCGEFMPAGEEGSLDALRCSACGCHRNFHRKEPPGGGGDARQLHGHHHHHHPLSPLSPLAAAHHHHHHRGLLVAALPPAPTRMVMPLSAMHHQQPQHHSSASAESDDAHAPGPAHAQQPPARKRFRTKFTAEQKARMLGFAEEAGWRLQKLDDAAVQRFCQEVGVKRRVLKVWMHNNKHTLARCGHDGLPGDPQQQGPHGGQLGMPLPEPGRTGRSPSRSPPPQLRLE; encoded by the coding sequence ATGGATCTTTCCGGGACGCAGGGCGAGCTGCCGATGGCAAtgcacgccggcggcggcggcggaggctcgCCGTACCTGGGCGTTCACCACGGGCACCACGAGCATCCGCAGCAGCAGCATAACCATGGCGCGAACGGCCGGCACATGTCGCCGCCGGACGTGGTGGCGGAGGAGGCCAAGAACCGGCAGCTGGCGGTGGTGCCCGTGGGCGCCGGAGGCGGAGTCGGCGGGGCAGGGGTGAGGTACCGCGAGTGCCTGAAGAACCACGCGGCGGCCATCGGCGGGAGCGCGACGGACGGGTGCGGCGAGTTCATGCCGGCTGGCGAGGAGGGGTCGCTGGACGCGCTCCGGTGCTCGGCGTGCGGGTGCCACCGTAACTTCCACCGTAAGGAgccgccgggcggcggcggcgacgcgcggcagCTGCAcgggcaccaccatcaccaccacccacTGAGCCCGCTGAGCCCGCTGGCCGcggcgcaccaccaccaccaccaccgggggCTGCTGGTGGCGGCGCTGCCCCCGGCGCCGACGCGCATGGTGATGCCGCTGAGCGCCATGCACCATCAGCAGCCGCAGCACCACAGCTCGGCGTCGGCGGAGTCCGACGACGCGCACGCGCCGGGGCCGGCGCATGCGCAGCAGCCGCCTGCCCGGAAGCGGTTCCGGACCAAGTTCACGGCGGAGCAGAAGGCCCGCATGCTGGGTTTCGCGGAGGAGGCCGGGTGGCGGCTGCAGAAGCTGGACGACGCGGCGGTGCAGCGCTTCTGCCAGGAGGTGGGCGTGAAGCGGCGCGTGCTCAAGGTGTGGatgcacaacaacaagcacacccTGGCGCGGTGCGGCCACGACGGGCTCCCCGGCGACCCGCAGCAGCAGGGGCCGCACGGCGGCCAGCTCGGCATGCCGCTCCCGGAGCCCGGCAGGACCGGACGGAGCCCCAGCCGGAGCCCGCCGCCGCAGCTGCGGCTGGAGTGA
- the LOC136508691 gene encoding AP-2 complex subunit sigma — MIRFILLQNRQGKTRLAKYYVPLEDSEKHKVEYEVHRLVVNRDPKFTNFVEFRTHKVIYRRYAGLFFSMCVDITDNELAYLECIHLFVEILDHFFSNVCELDLVFNFHKVYLILDEFILAGELQETSKRAIIERMGELEKLE; from the exons ATG ATCCGGTTCATCCTGCTGCAGAACCGGCAGGGGAAGACGCGGCTGGCCAAGTACTACGTCCCGCTCGAGGACTCCGAGAAGCACAAGGTCGAGTACGAG GTGCATCGGCTCGTGGTCAACCGGGATCCCAAGTTCACCAACTTCGTCGAG TTCCGCACACACAAAGTTATCTACAGAAGATATGCAGGACTTTTTTTCTCTATGTGCGTGGACATCACCGACAATGAATTGGCATACTTGGAATGTATCCATTTGTTTGTCGAGATATTGGACCATTTCTTCAGCAATGTGTGTGAACTTGATTTAGTATTTAACTTCCACAAG GTCTACTTGATATTGGATGAGTTCATTCTTGCCGGAGAGCTTCAAGAAACAAGCAAAAGG GCAATTATAGAGAGGATGGGCGAGCTTGAGAAGCTGGAATGA